The window CGCCGGCCACTTCCGCACTTCGGTGTGGAAAGGGCTGGAGATCATCGAGGGCCTACGCGGCCACGTCTCCGGGCTAGGCGTGCCGACCTACGTGGTCGACGGCCTGCACGGCGCGGGCAAGATTCCGCTGATGCCGAACTATCTGGTTTCGGCCAGCGAGAACGCGGTGATCTTGCGCAACTGTGATCTTGTTGGAAGGGGGAGGGCCTGCTGTTCCGCTATGCTCCTGAAGACAAGGACGGCGGCGAGCAGAGCCATTACCCCTCGATGGGCGTCAGCGGCCTGCTTGGCGGTCAAGGCTCTGCCTTGATTCCCGTCGGCAACCGCCGCATGGCCCGCCGCGAGGAGCATGAGCATGAGGTCGAGTCGAACGGCAACGCCAATGGCCACCACAGCGGCAACGGTCACGCCAACGGCAATGGCAAGCCTCAGAAGAACGGGCATGCCAAGCTGAACGGCAATGGCCACGCCAACGGCAATGGCCACGCGGACGGCAACGGCAACGGCAGCACTCTCTCCCTCCGGGACAGGGCCGATGGCAACGGCGAGCCGTTCGAGCTGCCGATCATCGACCGGCTGCCATAGCCAGTTTGTCAATTTGCAACGAAAGCGCCGCGGGCCGGATTCAATCCGGCCCGCGGTTTTGTTTAGCGTAGCAGGCACGGGGCACCCGCGCAGTCGGTCGCTGTGCCGCTTTAGCTGGACAATGGCCTTCCCAGGCCGTCTCAATGCTTGATTCCCGGATTGCTCGTACCGTCTGCTTGGCCGTAGAATAAAAGAGCGCGAAAACATGTTTGCACTTAAGACCGCAAGGGTAGCGGGCGTTGCCGGAACAAATCCCAGACGAAGCCTTGGTGCTCCGCGGTGGGCGCAATCAGCCCGAAGACTTGCGGCGCGGGATGCGAACCCATCCGAGCGGCGTGACCGGCGCATCGGTCGAGTGCGTGGAGGGTTTATCGGTAAAGGATTTAGCGGCGGCCATTCCGCACAATCAGATTGGTGTAACGACAGCCGGTGCCATTCGCGCTGCGGGTGGCGATGTGGTGCGGACATCGGGCCACAGCCCGAATCATGCCACGATGACCGGCTTGAGCGCCGAAGAGGCAAGTCGCCTGCTGACGCCAACGATTGCGAATCCAGCCAAACAGCCATGACAAAGAAAGATGCAAGATGATGAAGCCCAAGGTCTATGCGGATTTTCACAACGCGGACACCCAGGGGCGTTTGCGGCTGAACTGCGTCGGAACGACTGAGGATCTGGCGCGACAAGCAATCACTCTGCATGATGGAATGGGCCTCACGCTCTACTCGGACGACCTCGACGAGAACGGCCAGCTCGATGAGCTGCTGGCTGACGGCATCGTGTCGTTCTCGAAGGAAGAGAACTGCTGGGTGGCCACGATTGATCGGTCCGGCATCCATCATGCGTCAGACAAGCGCACCGCCCGTTTAGGCTCGTAATCTGCCGCCAGCATGGAGGACCAGCAGATCACGCATCAGTGGTGGAACACGCGACGTGCGGACTACGAACTCTGCATCGCCGAGCCTGTTCTGGAAGAGGCGGCATTAGGTGACCCACAAGCCGCACAGAACCGGCTTGATATGCTGAGCGCCATGACGCTTCTGCGATCGTCGGCCGACGCGACAGCTCTCGCGAAGGCGCTTATCGAGGCCGGTGCGCTGCCCGCCAATGCCGCCGACGACGCCCTGCACCTTGCCATCGCGGCCGTGAACCGAATACCATATCTATTGACGTGGAACTGTCGCCATCTGGCGAACGCGACGATGCGGCCCGTCATCGAATCCGTTTGTGCCGCTAAGGGTTTCAAGGCCCCGATTATCTGCACGCCCGAAGAACTTATGGAGGCGAAAGAATCATGAATGATCCGATTGTCGATGAAATCCGGAAGATTCGCGATGCCCACGCGGCCCGCTTCGATTACGACCTGGACGCCATCTACCGCGACATCAAGGAACGTGAAAAGGAATGGGAAGAAAAGCTCGGTCGCAAGTTTGTCTCCTACGCCGCCTGCCCCGACGAGCCAGCGCCAACTCCACCGGCGGCGCCCGTTTCAGCCAACGCGACATTGCCGGAAGGGAGCCCGGCGCCGAGGCATTAGGCAGGCCGCCAGACAGGACGACGCCGTCGCCAGTGGTTGATTCGGCATGGTGAGACGCAGCGACATTCGATTCAGCCAACTTCAGGCTTTTCTCGAGCGGCTGGGATTTTCGGGAACCCGTGACAAGCGCGGCTGGCGTTTCGAACACGAACCGTCGGAAACGGTTTTCGTCTTCCGCGCGTATCGCCGAACCGAGCGAGTTTTCATGCCTGATCTATTTGGCATCCGCTGGCAGCTCGACGGCCGCGGCCTGCCGCCCGAGCAAGCATTTGACGAATCTCTGACGAAAACGCCCGCCGAACCCTGCCGTGGACGATCCCTTAGACTTCATCGACTTCGACGACGTGATCCAGCACGGCGATCCAGCCAAATGGCGCCACCTTGGGCCGAAAACGGGGAGCCCGACGCCGGCCACCTCGGAGAATGCCTTGCCTGGAACCATGAAACACTACGACCTCTACCTCGACGAGCACGGCGACGAAATCGAGCTGCACTATTTTCGGCATCCT of the Pirellulales bacterium genome contains:
- a CDS encoding type II toxin-antitoxin system VapC family toxin; translation: MEDQQITHQWWNTRRADYELCIAEPVLEEAALGDPQAAQNRLDMLSAMTLLRSSADATALAKALIEAGALPANAADDALHLAIAAVNRIPYLLTWNCRHLANATMRPVIESVCAAKGFKAPIICTPEELMEAKES